The following DNA comes from Anastrepha obliqua isolate idAnaObli1 chromosome 1, idAnaObli1_1.0, whole genome shotgun sequence.
ttgggtCGAATGAATCACGAGtcttcaagaatatttgataatttgGTTCTGTCTGAAACATGGGAATATATTTTCTCCACTCCTTACGAGCTTTGATTGCTTCTAACTCCtgtgaaaaaacataaattttccaGTTTGAATGGAGAATATCGTCGAAAGTTTGCAATGCCTGCTCCTTCGGTGCACTCGTCCAATAAGACGCAAAATGTGAATTATACGAAGTGGTTAGCAGAATaccgaaaatataaatttgtagatAAATGAATCGTATAACGAAGGGAGCGCCACATATCTCCCGAGCAGACTGACCAAGTACACCGCGAAAGCAAGCGCCATGTAGAAAGAAATGCAAAAGACTCGGTTTATTGCCATGCTGCCAGAGCGCACAACTTAGCACTAAGGAAATAACGACGAGTGCACCCAGTACCAGTACGAAGGCGAATCTCTCGAAGACGATCCAAAAGAATTTATAGTTCGGGATATCTGCCTCTACCGGTGCCCAAGGGCACCAACTAACCTGCTCGAAAGGGTAAGAAAACCCCTCGAAGGAACCCGTTGGAAAGGTGTGAGCTGCAGATATCTCTACGGTATTATTACGCACGGCGGCAATCAAATCCTGTGCTGGAGCAAATTGTGTATACGAAGAGATAGGCAGTGGCTCGTAGAGCGAAAAGTTGTGCTTGCGTGCGAAGGTCGCGAGAAAATGGCCCGCAATGCCACCCACTATTTGGCGACCattataattatatacaatAATGCGTGGCTCGGAGCCGCCTATTATATAGGGCAGTTTGTAGCCTTGTAAGTTACCCAGACGATAGGGGTAGATGGGGCCCCAGTGCAGCAGATCGGCGTTTAAGGTTTTGTACTCCAGCGCAAATATAGGAAAATGGGTGTAGCTGTAGAAGTGAGCTGTGAGCTGAAAGAATTGATATAAATGATTTATATGTGGGGAGGAGAAAAGGAGTATCGCCACGAACTTGCTTACCTTATAGTCACTACATAGCGCTGCCACATTTATCATTTTGCTCTGCCAACAGAATTGAAAGAGTTGCTGTAGGAAAGTGTCATCACAAGTCGCCGTTGTGTCGctgttatttattagaaataaaatcttcGATTGTCGTCGTTGCTCCAAACTTGCCACCAGCGCTCCTAGCAATCCTGTCTGTGATGCGAGCGTCTCCTCTAAGTATACCACCACCATCAGAGCGGCGCTGAAGTGCTTCCTCAGCTGAAGGACGCTGCACTCGTTGAGGAGAATAACTGGCACTACCAGATCTGTCATTAAGTTTTGCACAAATTGCGGCTCATAATCCACGTCCAGTGTAAAAGTATTAGATATTTCCTTTCCTTTACGCCTGCTTTCTAACTCTCCATTCGTGGGAGTTCTGAATGCTGCGATGGCAGTTATATTGCGATTACGTGCGAATACCACCTGGTCATAGTTGTGTAAGCGTCGCACATCCTGCAGGAAGTTCACCACGGTAAAGTCTgacaaattgaattgaatgcTACCGCAATTGGCTGCATGTAGGATGAAAAGAAATGCGAGAATGCCGCGTAAAAGCTGAGTGCGCTCCATTCTGTCAATGAGAGTGTCGACTATTTGAGTTTACTTCgcacttttattgaatttaggtAACTTCTGTGACGCTCACCCCAAACACTACGGATCGACGTGGTTGCTAATTGATCCCCTAATGGGGATTTCTAGCATTTCTTAGTAGTCTGTTCTGTGTGTTTAATTAACCAAATGAAATATGTTTTCGGCCTAAATGAAGTGTCGCTTACATgagagaaaatttaataattgaaaTAGGTAACGGGTGTTCCttagaaaagtgtataaaactttctttcaaataaaatggaaaacctAGTATCGTATCCCCTACTTGAGTTTAATatcttttgaagtttttggCTTTCAGTGTAATTAATTTCACTAATTTTATGATGGCTCTTGCCATAAAGGCAAGGCTTGTTAAACGCGTGCCAGTTTATTATCCAATTGATCTACTTTTGTACCACATATTTCTAAAATAACCGACCGTAATATTGGCTTCCAAATCATTAGTGCCGGCTGGTTTTTCAATAACTTGACGTAACTAAAAAAAGGCTGCGCCAAAGGCATTCCCAGTAAGTGAATGAGCTCTTATTGGCTGAATATTATTAGCGGATGATAGACATAGATCAAACCATGCTATTGTGGAGATGCTGCTGAAGAGAAATTTTCAATACGCACGCTCAATTGAACAGTTTTAGAGCGAGTGGGAAGTTTTTTGTGTCCACATATCTAAAGAATTCACCCTGTACGTCGAAATCGAAGTCTACAGTCGAAGCTAATCGAATCTTTGAGTCTTCAGCGTCAGTATTCATTGATAGCTTGGctgatatatattatattttgaagtTAGAGCTATTGGATTTTTGCAGTTTTATCTGGATTaggaaataatttattaagGCAATCAGTACCCTGAGTATGGCATAATTCCTGCCTCCACCTATAGAGTGCGCTTGATGGTATTGAAAGTATGGAGTTGTATTCATCCTTCGAATTTGAATGAATAGAGATTGAGTATATTCGAGTTATGTTTTTCCCGCTAGGTAGGTGTCTCGCTTCACGGATTTTGACCACACAATGAAGAATAACCCAGTCTGAAACTTAGTTTAGAGTTCGTTGACAGTTCATGAGCTGAGGTTTTTATCCTAAGCTGAATAGGAATGAGCGGAGGTTGcagattaaaaaaatcattcaattcTTCCACtattttacatatgtaaatatccaGCTATCCCATCAATAATGCAGCGGCTCCtaagtatatgtaaatatataactaTGAAGTAAGAAGTCGCATATTTACCATAAACCGCTATACACATTTATAGGTACACACCAACTACAAGcatcaataacaaaaataacttaACGCTTATGCAGCAATTTCgtgcttttgaaatttttccaaacttAATTCTTTGTTCGCTACACTAAATCAGcg
Coding sequences within:
- the LOC129253350 gene encoding uncharacterized protein LOC129253350; the protein is MERTQLLRGILAFLFILHAANCGSIQFNLSDFTVVNFLQDVRRLHNYDQVVFARNRNITAIAAFRTPTNGELESRRKGKEISNTFTLDVDYEPQFVQNLMTDLVVPVILLNECSVLQLRKHFSAALMVVVYLEETLASQTGLLGALVASLEQRRQSKILFLINNSDTTATCDDTFLQQLFQFCWQSKMINVAALCSDYKLTAHFYSYTHFPIFALEYKTLNADLLHWGPIYPYRLGNLQGYKLPYIIGGSEPRIIVYNYNGRQIVGGIAGHFLATFARKHNFSLYEPLPISSYTQFAPAQDLIAAVRNNTVEISAAHTFPTGSFEGFSYPFEQVSWCPWAPVEADIPNYKFFWIVFERFAFVLVLGALVVISLVLSCALWQHGNKPSLLHFFLHGACFRGVLGQSAREICGAPFVIRFIYLQIYIFGILLTTSYNSHFASYWTSAPKEQALQTFDDILHSNWKIYVFSQELEAIKARKEWRKYIPMFQTEPNYQIFLKTRDSFDPKYIYMTPTTKWRVYKELQKMFPKPLFRMRFDLCVSINSPFCFPINNNSIFSEIIKEMILETAQSGLTEYWTQSAFIELTRAKRLSFENVGGRREFREMKLEDLKYVWIGYGVMCVVTTLVFAAEQCHFRRKRIYKLYKRKKWNIKMRFLTGSTTTSGTNTGAK